Proteins encoded in a region of the Anopheles aquasalis chromosome 2, idAnoAquaMG_Q_19, whole genome shotgun sequence genome:
- the LOC126570063 gene encoding uncharacterized protein LOC126570063 gives MKSNRTIVSVFLLQLVVLIQTVPLQSQTVAKCISDISDSSRTKVCDLRHYRPARGVDADRFVKCALSAIGFVADDGSVQRKVVLSALDEVESHDESAGNFQDALELRELKTASQWPEHQAFDRTKVQQQMLEVNRQLQCK, from the exons ATGAAAAGTAACAGAACAATCGTTAGCGTGTTTCTGCTGCAACTGGTGGTTCTAATTCAGACCGTACCGTTGCAATCTCAAACTGTAGCTAAGTGTATTAGCGATATTTCAGATTCATCGCGGACGAAGGTGTGTGATCTCCGACACTACCGTCCAGCGCGTGGCGTTGATGCAGACCGATTTGTGAAATGTGCTCTCTCAGCTATCGGATTCGTTGCAGATGATGGTTCTGTTCAG CGAAAAGTTGTCTTGTCTGCTCTGGACGAGGTGGAGTCTCACGATG AATCGGCCGGAAACTTCCAAGACGCTCTCGAATTACGCGAACTCAAGACGGCTTCCCAGTGGCCGGAACATCAAGCATTCGATAGAACCAAAGTGCAACAACAGATGCTAGAAGTGAACCGCCAGTtgcaatgcaaataa